The proteins below are encoded in one region of bacterium:
- a CDS encoding ATP-binding cassette domain-containing protein, whose protein sequence is MIIANNLAVEYPAAAGRRRVLSHLSLTLAEGEFVALMGANGSGKTSLARCLNGIVSPSAGEVLVDGLDTRDPHDLREIRRRVGLVFQHPDNQMVAPTVERELAFGLENLGLPRPEMQRRVAAMLELFELTRYRERAPHQLSGGEKQRVALASVMAMQPRHLIFDEPTSLLDYPARLGFFNTLARLRRPEAGGTPLAILHITQFAEEALFADRLLILHRGEIVLAGVPGELLARVEELAAFGLRAPVEFRAFDHLRQNGHAPLALAEMMLSPIL, encoded by the coding sequence ATGATCATCGCCAATAATCTCGCGGTGGAATATCCTGCGGCCGCCGGCAGGCGGCGCGTGCTGTCGCATCTCTCGCTGACGCTGGCCGAGGGCGAGTTCGTGGCGCTCATGGGCGCCAATGGCTCGGGCAAGACTTCCCTGGCGCGCTGCTTGAACGGCATCGTGTCGCCTTCCGCCGGCGAAGTTCTGGTCGATGGTTTGGACACGCGCGACCCGCATGATCTGCGCGAGATCCGCCGCCGCGTGGGGCTGGTTTTCCAGCATCCGGATAATCAAATGGTGGCGCCAACGGTGGAGCGGGAGCTGGCTTTTGGGTTGGAGAATTTGGGCCTGCCGCGGCCGGAGATGCAACGCCGCGTCGCGGCCATGCTGGAGCTGTTCGAGCTAACCCGCTATCGCGAGCGGGCGCCGCATCAACTCTCCGGCGGGGAAAAACAGCGGGTGGCGCTCGCCAGCGTCATGGCGATGCAGCCGCGGCATTTGATCTTCGACGAACCGACTTCGCTCTTGGACTATCCCGCGCGTCTCGGTTTTTTCAACACGCTCGCCCGCCTGCGCCGGCCGGAAGCGGGCGGCACGCCGCTCGCAATCTTGCACATCACGCAATTTGCCGAAGAAGCCCTGTTTGCCGACCGTCTACTGATTTTGCATCGTGGTGAAATCGTGCTGGCGGGCGTGCCGGGCGAGCTGCTCGCGCGCGTTGAGGAATTGGCGGCCTTCGGCCTGCGCGCGCCGGTGGAATTCCGCGCGTTCGATCACCTGCGCCAGAACGGCCATGCGCCCCTGGCGCTCGCGGAAATGATGCTTTCTCCGATACTCTGA
- a CDS encoding GNAT family N-acetyltransferase, giving the protein MSSYQLRQMQSADLPAVNRVLSKSFTAARMEEGYRRPYVPLVHLSFLEMYRSSLPAACLVMEHKHNLIGYAFAHLWGGVGWIGPVSLLPEYQGKHLGREIMQAVIQALLQAGAQVIGLETEPRSSRNIGFYSNLGFLPTQLSLDMVRHVPPVRTDAHPPAREVFFHSQLGAAEAARAVTEAEALAAALDPCLRLRHEIGLIHQFGYGDTLYVRREGALAACVVAHTETYSPEETARHLRIVMLLVHPQHTALLAEVPALLLTWAEQKQNTCVTVRTPTRYAHAYRMLLEAGFRIAHAELRMTLAGYHEQADPGHCNLMKWE; this is encoded by the coding sequence ATGAGCTCGTATCAACTTCGTCAAATGCAAAGCGCCGATCTGCCGGCGGTGAATCGCGTGCTTTCCAAATCATTCACCGCGGCGCGCATGGAGGAGGGTTACCGCCGGCCTTATGTGCCGCTGGTGCATCTTTCTTTCTTGGAGATGTATCGCTCCTCGCTGCCCGCCGCCTGTCTGGTGATGGAACACAAGCACAATCTCATCGGCTACGCCTTTGCTCATCTCTGGGGCGGCGTGGGCTGGATCGGGCCGGTGAGCCTGCTGCCCGAATATCAGGGCAAACATCTTGGCCGCGAGATCATGCAGGCGGTGATCCAGGCGTTGCTGCAAGCGGGCGCGCAAGTGATCGGGCTGGAGACCGAGCCGCGCAGCAGCCGCAACATCGGGTTCTACTCCAATCTCGGATTCTTGCCGACTCAGCTCTCGCTCGATATGGTGCGTCATGTGCCGCCGGTGCGCACCGACGCGCATCCGCCGGCGCGCGAAGTTTTCTTTCACAGCCAGCTCGGCGCAGCAGAGGCGGCGCGCGCCGTGACGGAGGCGGAGGCGCTGGCAGCCGCGCTCGATCCCTGTCTGCGCCTCCGGCATGAAATTGGCTTGATTCACCAGTTTGGCTACGGCGATACGCTCTACGTGCGCCGCGAGGGCGCACTCGCCGCCTGCGTGGTGGCCCACACCGAAACCTACTCACCGGAAGAGACCGCCCGCCATTTGCGCATCGTCATGCTGCTGGTGCATCCGCAGCACACGGCCCTGCTGGCGGAAGTGCCGGCACTGTTGCTGACGTGGGCGGAACAGAAGCAGAACACCTGCGTCACCGTACGCACGCCCACGCGGTACGCGCACGCCTATCGCATGCTGTTGGAAGCCGGTTTTCGCATTGCGCACGCCGAACTGCGCATGACGCTGGCCGGCTATCACGAACAGGCTGACCCCGGCCACTGCAATTTGATGAAATGGGAATAA
- a CDS encoding STAS domain-containing protein, whose product MPDIQVNLRLEDKLAIIDFTGDVTSLAERKIVAAYERAITQKLRCLLLNFSEVGYINSAGMSIIITLLGRAQQQQLALKAFGLSPHFQKIFEMVGLRKYIPHFDSEAEARASCAENGPGR is encoded by the coding sequence GTGCCGGATATTCAAGTCAATCTCCGCCTGGAAGACAAGCTCGCGATCATCGACTTCACCGGCGACGTCACCAGTCTGGCCGAACGGAAGATCGTGGCGGCTTATGAACGTGCGATCACGCAGAAGCTGCGCTGCCTGCTGTTGAATTTCAGCGAGGTCGGTTACATCAATTCCGCGGGCATGTCGATCATCATCACCCTGCTGGGCCGTGCCCAGCAGCAGCAGCTCGCGCTCAAGGCGTTTGGCCTGTCGCCGCATTTCCAAAAGATTTTTGAAATGGTCGGGTTGCGGAAATACATTCCGCATTTCGACAGTGAGGCGGAAGCGCGGGCAAGCTGCGCCGAAAACGGCCCCGGCCGCTGA
- a CDS encoding Ig-like domain-containing protein, with translation MPSAAQNCAIVKRNRFALRQPGNAGRRRRNWAVLGAALVGLTCAKTGSPPGGPVDDIPPKILSTSPARDATGVARDTQLSFTFSEKVNRKSFEESLFITPSLGGELEEEAELKFDWQGRTVHIRFPDSLRARRTYVVNLGTDVRDLRGVRLLEAFALAFTTGDTLDRGEIRGRIWGEKAAGVLIMAYILENGRAPDPAKQRADYYTQVGENNTFTLSYLAPGRYRVFALSDRNADRLYTRGEEAIGVPALDVTITREDQTAPSLSFSLAAEDTLAPALAAVSPLSANQLEWRFDEAVMPLHGDWRARLRVTAKESQTPLALLAAFPHPLNRNQVLALSAPLQAVAYLAAADSLFDEAGNCIDSARSQIEFEGLTQPDTLRPRLIKISIADSSRDLPLDLPIELVFSEIMRRDSLARALLVRDSSGAAVSGNAGWVNPLQYRFAPAAGWQSRARYEFVIAADSLFDWNGNALLDTTGRVTFWTLNADTLASISGALSDARDSTAGDMHLQAKQLGGKIEYHVLARAPGNYTFPAVLPGLYQLSGFRDGNRNGRFDAGTAFPFVPAERAHVWPDTVKVRSRWPNEGNDLVLP, from the coding sequence ATGCCTTCAGCCGCACAAAACTGCGCAATCGTCAAACGCAACCGCTTTGCTCTCCGGCAGCCGGGCAATGCCGGGCGCCGGCGGCGGAATTGGGCCGTGCTCGGTGCCGCGCTGGTGGGCCTCACCTGCGCCAAAACCGGCTCACCGCCGGGCGGCCCGGTGGATGACATTCCCCCAAAAATCTTGAGCACTTCGCCGGCACGCGATGCCACCGGCGTCGCGCGTGATACCCAACTCTCCTTCACCTTCAGCGAGAAGGTCAATCGCAAGAGTTTTGAAGAGTCGCTTTTCATTACCCCCAGCTTGGGCGGCGAGTTGGAGGAAGAAGCTGAGTTGAAATTCGACTGGCAGGGCAGAACGGTTCACATTCGCTTTCCGGATTCGTTGCGGGCGCGCCGCACGTATGTCGTCAATCTCGGCACCGATGTGCGCGACTTGCGCGGCGTGCGGCTGCTGGAAGCTTTTGCGCTCGCCTTCACCACCGGCGATACCCTCGATCGCGGCGAAATCCGCGGCCGCATTTGGGGAGAAAAGGCCGCCGGCGTGTTGATCATGGCCTACATTCTCGAAAACGGCCGCGCGCCTGATCCCGCCAAACAGCGGGCGGACTACTACACCCAGGTGGGCGAGAACAACACTTTCACGCTGTCCTACCTCGCGCCCGGTCGCTATCGCGTCTTCGCGCTGAGCGACCGCAACGCCGATCGCCTCTACACGCGCGGAGAAGAAGCCATCGGTGTGCCGGCGCTGGATGTGACGATCACACGGGAGGATCAAACCGCGCCGAGTCTGAGCTTCTCTCTGGCTGCCGAGGATACGCTCGCGCCTGCGCTCGCCGCGGTGAGTCCGCTTTCTGCCAATCAACTGGAATGGCGTTTCGACGAGGCGGTGATGCCCCTACATGGGGACTGGCGGGCACGGCTGCGGGTGACGGCCAAAGAATCGCAAACTCCGCTCGCGCTGCTGGCGGCCTTCCCACATCCGCTCAATCGCAATCAAGTGCTGGCGCTCAGCGCGCCGCTGCAGGCCGTGGCCTATCTCGCGGCCGCGGATTCGCTGTTTGATGAGGCCGGCAATTGCATTGATTCCGCCCGCAGCCAAATCGAATTCGAAGGCCTCACCCAGCCGGATACGCTACGGCCGCGCCTGATCAAAATCTCGATTGCCGACAGCAGCCGCGATCTCCCGCTCGACCTGCCCATTGAGTTGGTTTTCTCGGAGATCATGCGCCGTGACAGTTTGGCGCGGGCGCTCCTGGTGCGTGATTCCAGTGGCGCGGCGGTGAGCGGTAACGCGGGGTGGGTGAATCCGCTGCAATACCGTTTTGCGCCGGCAGCAGGCTGGCAGAGCCGGGCGCGCTATGAATTCGTGATTGCGGCTGACTCTTTGTTTGACTGGAATGGCAATGCTCTGCTCGACACCACCGGCCGCGTCACGTTCTGGACGCTCAATGCCGACACGCTGGCTTCCATCAGCGGCGCGCTCAGCGATGCGCGGGACTCCACGGCCGGCGACATGCACCTGCAGGCCAAACAGCTTGGCGGTAAAATCGAATACCACGTCCTCGCGCGGGCGCCGGGAAACTATACTTTTCCGGCAGTCTTGCCCGGCCTGTATCAACTCAGCGGCTTTCGCGACGGCAATCGCAACGGCCGCTTCGATGCCGGCACGGCATTTCCCTTTGTTCCGGCAGAACGCGCGCACGTCTGGCCGGATACGGTGAAAGTGCGCTCGCGCTGGCCCAATGAGGGCAACGATTTGGTATTGCCTTAG
- a CDS encoding AI-2E family transporter: protein MMSVKTAGKPPRESRFRPLRSSLTAEPPVLTGLPAADTKIVLVLDRKLLRRAARGVLLLAVLAALVWLLPRITPVLSMLATALLLTTVLDPLVTFLENRDIPRATAVTFVLVLSLLVGLILIRLLVPVISQEVQSLSTAMDASALDQIIARLRGELAEKIPLLRLEAVDQKITAQLQSLVAGFMQNAFDFMLGLLSAAPNAVLIAFMVFFLLKDGRPLKKALIAGVPNRYFEMALLITHKMTEQLSRYLQGQLIVAAAVAGLSVLALYLLHVPYFFFIGVLAGLANVIPYFGPIVGAVPAIIIALVHTGSLNLVLAIVIAFAAIQLIENIFISPYVTARSVELHPLAIIVVILIGGSLLGMWGMLLAVPVASIIKVTAELVLWGVKNYRLSD, encoded by the coding sequence ATGATGTCCGTGAAGACTGCCGGCAAGCCCCCGCGGGAATCCCGCTTTCGGCCGCTGCGTTCCTCGCTCACCGCTGAGCCGCCGGTGCTCACCGGCCTGCCCGCGGCGGACACCAAAATCGTCCTGGTGCTGGATCGCAAACTGCTGCGCCGCGCCGCGCGCGGCGTGCTCTTGCTGGCCGTGCTGGCAGCGCTGGTCTGGCTGCTGCCGCGCATCACGCCCGTGCTCAGCATGCTGGCGACCGCCCTGCTGCTCACCACCGTGCTCGATCCCCTCGTCACCTTTCTGGAGAATCGTGACATTCCGCGCGCCACGGCCGTGACGTTCGTGCTCGTGTTGTCGCTGCTGGTCGGCCTCATTCTCATTCGCCTGCTCGTGCCGGTCATCAGCCAGGAGGTGCAATCGCTTTCCACCGCGATGGACGCTTCCGCGCTCGATCAAATCATCGCCCGCCTCCGGGGCGAACTGGCCGAAAAGATCCCGCTGTTGCGTCTGGAAGCCGTAGATCAAAAAATCACCGCCCAACTGCAGAGCCTGGTCGCCGGCTTCATGCAGAACGCGTTCGATTTCATGCTCGGCCTGCTCTCCGCCGCGCCGAATGCCGTGTTGATCGCCTTCATGGTGTTCTTTCTGCTCAAAGACGGCCGCCCGCTCAAGAAGGCATTGATTGCGGGCGTGCCCAATCGCTATTTCGAAATGGCGCTGCTCATCACCCACAAGATGACGGAACAGCTCAGCCGCTATTTGCAGGGCCAGTTGATCGTGGCGGCGGCGGTGGCCGGGCTTTCGGTGCTGGCGCTCTACCTGCTGCATGTGCCCTACTTCTTCTTCATCGGCGTGCTGGCCGGCCTTGCCAACGTCATTCCTTATTTCGGCCCGATTGTCGGCGCGGTGCCGGCCATCATCATCGCGCTGGTGCACACCGGCTCGCTCAATCTCGTGCTGGCCATCGTCATTGCTTTTGCCGCGATTCAGTTAATCGAAAACATCTTCATTTCACCCTACGTCACCGCCCGCAGCGTGGAACTGCATCCGCTGGCGATCATCGTGGTCATCCTCATCGGCGGCAGCTTGCTGGGCATGTGGGGCATGTTGCTGGCCGTGCCGGTGGCGAGCATCATCAAAGTCACGGCCGAGCTGGTGCTCTGGGGCGTCAAGAACTACCGTTTGAGTGACTGA
- a CDS encoding cyclic nucleotide-binding domain-containing protein: MNRENGVPRAAAKSPLWGNIFRRRSNTAEDILSTLRQVPLFSNMTDGELREFEKLIHQRQFKAGETIFWEGEPGVGMYIIQHGAVAICKHNRNDVRETLVLLHDGEFFGELALLDESPRSASAIAEQNSQIIGLFRPDLFGLLERKPRLGNKFLFQLALIIGERLKQTNTEIQNLRAQLDRTDVVL, from the coding sequence ATGAATCGCGAAAATGGCGTTCCCCGCGCGGCGGCAAAAAGTCCGCTGTGGGGGAACATCTTCCGGCGCCGAAGCAACACCGCCGAGGATATTCTGAGCACGCTGCGGCAGGTACCCTTGTTCAGCAACATGACCGACGGCGAGCTGCGCGAGTTCGAAAAGCTCATCCATCAACGGCAATTCAAAGCCGGCGAAACCATCTTTTGGGAGGGCGAACCCGGGGTGGGCATGTACATCATTCAGCACGGCGCGGTCGCCATCTGCAAGCACAACCGCAATGACGTGCGTGAAACGCTGGTGCTCCTGCACGACGGCGAGTTCTTCGGCGAGTTGGCGCTGCTCGATGAAAGCCCGCGCTCGGCTTCGGCGATCGCCGAACAAAACTCCCAAATCATCGGCTTGTTCCGGCCCGATCTCTTTGGCCTGCTGGAACGCAAGCCGCGGCTGGGCAACAAATTCCTCTTCCAACTGGCGCTCATTATCGGCGAACGGCTCAAGCAGACCAATACGGAAATTCAAAATCTGCGCGCCCAGCTCGACCGCACGGACGTTGTCTTATGA
- a CDS encoding peptidoglycan DD-metalloendopeptidase family protein, with amino-acid sequence MFIPQLVFPQESQQQLEELRRNIAQLQQKISGLAQSESSELERLRALEEQIDLMNRLVGRLRRQEIVKRQEASATVAGLREAAAELQRLQTMGARRAVFFYKYGRLKDLEMLLSSRSLNQVLLWAEYQRRLLANDRRLLAGMKSKQERIQAQNEKLAGELAAHEKMLAEKLREEQTLRQRKQQREELLKKLRKDKSFHQMQLSEQQQAAERIARLIAAAEAALQEQQQQQAAPPAPSTGESKAESMTPALRLPAEPFTGRRGRLPWPVSGEIVGHYGSYRHPVLKTITTNLGIDIAAVAGTSVRCVAAGRVTTITWQRGYGNLLIINHADGYYTVYTRLAEIFVNLHENVAAGQLIGNVAEAPAGQQATLHFQIWQRTKEARSQDLNPEEWLQ; translated from the coding sequence GTGTTCATCCCTCAGCTCGTGTTTCCGCAGGAAAGCCAGCAACAACTCGAGGAGTTGCGGCGGAACATCGCGCAACTACAACAGAAGATCAGCGGGCTCGCGCAAAGCGAGTCGTCCGAACTCGAACGGCTGCGCGCCCTGGAGGAGCAGATCGATCTCATGAATCGCCTGGTCGGCCGCCTGCGCCGGCAGGAAATCGTCAAGCGCCAGGAAGCGAGCGCGACGGTTGCGGGCCTGCGCGAAGCCGCAGCCGAGCTGCAACGTTTGCAGACCATGGGCGCGCGGCGTGCGGTGTTCTTTTACAAATATGGCCGGCTGAAAGATCTCGAGATGCTGCTCTCCTCCCGCTCGCTGAACCAGGTTTTGCTATGGGCGGAATATCAACGCCGGCTGCTCGCCAATGACCGCCGACTGCTGGCGGGGATGAAAAGCAAGCAGGAACGCATTCAGGCGCAAAATGAAAAGCTGGCCGGCGAGCTGGCCGCGCATGAAAAGATGCTGGCAGAAAAACTGCGGGAGGAACAGACCCTGCGGCAGCGCAAACAGCAGCGGGAAGAGTTGCTGAAAAAGCTGCGCAAGGACAAATCGTTCCACCAAATGCAGCTCAGCGAGCAGCAGCAAGCCGCCGAGCGCATCGCCAGGTTGATCGCGGCGGCCGAGGCGGCGTTGCAGGAACAGCAACAGCAGCAGGCAGCACCGCCGGCGCCCAGCACCGGCGAAAGCAAGGCCGAAAGCATGACTCCGGCCCTGCGCCTGCCGGCCGAACCCTTTACCGGACGCCGCGGCCGCCTGCCGTGGCCGGTGAGCGGTGAGATCGTCGGCCACTACGGCAGCTATCGCCATCCCGTCTTGAAAACGATCACGACCAACCTGGGCATCGACATCGCAGCAGTGGCCGGCACCAGCGTGCGCTGCGTGGCGGCGGGCAGAGTCACGACCATCACCTGGCAGCGCGGCTACGGCAATCTGCTCATCATCAATCACGCCGACGGCTACTACACCGTGTACACGCGCCTGGCGGAAATCTTCGTCAATCTCCACGAGAATGTTGCCGCCGGCCAGCTCATAGGCAACGTCGCCGAGGCGCCGGCCGGCCAGCAGGCGACGCTGCATTTTCAGATCTGGCAGCGGACCAAAGAAGCGCGCTCGCAGGATCTGAATCCGGAAGAGTGGCTGCAGTGA
- the holB gene encoding DNA polymerase III subunit delta', which produces MNTEHPLHLADIPILKASHAAEVLRRARQHQRLAHAYLLHGPEGAGKEALALYLAQGFLCKKRTAAAPAAALFAEEPAAAELACGQCSNCRRMAEMTHPDVHFIFPRASSAAEKEILEVLQSFAAQPWCRARPWENSFILIDDIRELKRKLAITSYEGAGTVVLLLEAHRLKAESANALLKILEEPPPSTYFLLTAVALEGLLPTIISRCQPIAVPPVAQQDLIDFLVRHHGAAAERAPLVAAMAGGNLRQALALLEDDLEPKRQLAVEFMRTAFKFNKPVEQMDFLNQLTNEHDRQELQQLLRFCLVWVRDAFVVKSCGAGQRLVNADLQDALAALVKNLPQFDFAGVVGELEYALECLERYVQPWLVLMVLLHRINQLARPGR; this is translated from the coding sequence GTGAATACCGAACATCCCTTGCATCTCGCGGATATTCCCATTCTCAAAGCCTCGCATGCCGCCGAGGTCTTGCGCCGCGCGCGGCAACATCAGCGCCTCGCCCATGCCTATTTGCTGCATGGCCCGGAAGGCGCGGGCAAGGAAGCTCTGGCGCTGTATCTGGCGCAGGGATTCCTCTGCAAGAAACGAACAGCCGCTGCGCCGGCCGCCGCGCTGTTCGCCGAAGAACCCGCCGCAGCAGAGCTTGCCTGCGGGCAATGTTCCAACTGCCGGCGCATGGCCGAGATGACGCACCCCGACGTGCATTTCATCTTCCCGCGCGCCAGCAGCGCCGCCGAAAAGGAGATTCTCGAAGTGTTGCAGAGCTTTGCGGCGCAGCCGTGGTGCCGCGCCCGGCCGTGGGAAAACTCCTTCATCCTGATTGATGACATTCGCGAGCTCAAACGCAAGCTCGCCATCACCAGCTATGAAGGTGCCGGCACCGTGGTGTTGCTGCTCGAAGCCCACCGGCTCAAAGCCGAATCGGCCAATGCCCTGCTGAAGATACTGGAAGAGCCGCCGCCCAGCACCTACTTTCTGCTGACCGCCGTCGCACTCGAAGGTCTGTTGCCGACCATCATCTCCCGCTGCCAGCCGATTGCCGTGCCGCCGGTGGCGCAGCAGGATTTGATCGATTTCCTCGTGCGCCATCACGGCGCGGCGGCGGAGAGAGCGCCACTGGTGGCAGCCATGGCGGGCGGCAACCTGCGCCAGGCGCTGGCCCTGCTCGAAGACGATCTCGAACCCAAGCGCCAGCTCGCGGTGGAGTTCATGCGCACGGCGTTCAAGTTCAACAAGCCGGTCGAGCAGATGGATTTTCTCAATCAGCTCACCAACGAGCATGATCGCCAGGAGCTGCAACAGTTGTTGCGCTTTTGCCTGGTGTGGGTGCGCGATGCTTTCGTGGTCAAATCCTGCGGCGCGGGCCAGCGTTTGGTGAATGCCGATCTGCAGGACGCGCTGGCGGCGCTGGTCAAGAACCTGCCGCAGTTCGATTTTGCCGGGGTGGTCGGGGAGCTGGAATACGCCCTGGAATGCCTGGAGCGCTACGTGCAGCCCTGGCTGGTGTTGATGGTGTTATTGCATCGGATCAATCAACTGGCACGCCCGGGGAGGTAA
- a CDS encoding stage 0 sporulation family protein, whose translation MQSIIQVKFKEQRKGYYQNPEQFPFRLNDFVIVEAEKGEDLGVVKLVGLPENHTLADNEPLRRVLRKATDADLVRSQSNRMLEKKAFEACRQKIVTHSLDMKLVGCEYQFDGNKVTFYFTAEKRVDFRELVKDLASEYRTRIELRQIGVRDEAKRLDGFGVCGRRLCCSSWIDQFAPITTQAAKEQNLPLNPNKLAGVCGRLKCCLMYERDFYNEAISRFPELAKEITTAKGKGTIIKIDIFRDTFTVKYPSNEYEVLPLAEVQDKVYKCQNDCGHAHGNLEDLTATMGEA comes from the coding sequence GTGCAGAGTATCATACAAGTCAAATTCAAAGAGCAGCGCAAAGGGTACTATCAGAATCCCGAGCAGTTCCCGTTTCGGCTGAATGATTTTGTGATCGTCGAGGCCGAGAAGGGCGAGGATCTCGGCGTGGTCAAGCTCGTCGGCTTGCCCGAAAACCACACGCTCGCCGACAACGAGCCGTTGCGGCGCGTGTTGCGCAAGGCGACGGATGCCGATCTCGTGCGCAGCCAGAGCAATCGCATGCTGGAGAAGAAAGCCTTCGAGGCCTGCCGGCAGAAGATTGTGACGCACTCCCTCGACATGAAGCTGGTGGGCTGTGAATACCAGTTCGACGGCAACAAAGTCACCTTCTATTTCACCGCGGAAAAGCGCGTCGATTTTCGCGAGCTGGTCAAGGATCTGGCCTCGGAGTACCGCACCCGCATCGAGCTGCGCCAGATCGGCGTGCGCGATGAAGCCAAGCGCCTGGATGGCTTTGGCGTGTGCGGCCGCCGCCTGTGCTGCTCCTCGTGGATCGATCAATTTGCGCCCATCACCACCCAGGCCGCCAAGGAACAAAACCTGCCGCTCAATCCCAACAAGCTGGCAGGCGTCTGCGGCCGGCTGAAATGCTGCCTGATGTACGAACGCGATTTCTACAACGAAGCGATCAGCCGCTTCCCCGAGCTGGCCAAGGAGATTACCACGGCCAAGGGCAAAGGCACGATCATCAAGATCGACATCTTCCGCGACACGTTTACCGTCAAGTATCCGAGCAATGAATACGAGGTGCTGCCGCTGGCCGAGGTGCAGGACAAAGTCTACAAATGCCAAAACGACTGCGGTCATGCCCACGGCAATCTCGAAGATTTGACCGCAACGATGGGCGAGGCGTGA